The following is a genomic window from Oncorhynchus masou masou isolate Uvic2021 chromosome 6, UVic_Omas_1.1, whole genome shotgun sequence.
tattcgcaattcctcatgccttttgcacacaatgtatatagactccccttttctttttttttcttttgtctactgtgttattgacttgttaattgtttactccatgtgtaactctgtgttgtctgttcacactgctatgctttatcttggccaggtcgcagttgtaaatgagaacttgttctcaactagcctacctggttaaataaaggtgaaataaaaaataaataaaaatatgcaGGGTATACTGTGAATGTTGTCTCTGTGAACTCGTAAACATTGCTTTTAAAACGTGCACTGCCGACAAAGTGAGATCAGATTGAATCCTAGCCTAGACAAACCTTACAGTACCTTTACACAACAATAACACCCTACCAGAGACctgggcccagattcacaaaacacttcTTATGCAAAAAAGTAAGACATTTCTTGTTAAGAAGGTTTTGTGAAACTGGGCCCTGGAATCAGCAGTGGAGGTGGTCTGTAGTCTGGAGGGGGGTTTGGGTCAGGGTTCATTGAGTTCATCGGGTATGGTCGTGCAGGGTGAAAGGTCAACTGGTAGTGTCTTATGAGAGTTGAGTGAAGGTCAGGTCAGGTGTTTAAGTTAAGTTAATCAGGGAAGGAGCAATATGGTCATTGCAGGTCGTCCGGCAGGGTCTTGTAAGGGTTGAGAATGCCTTTGGGATCTAACATGATCTTAATGTTCCCCATCAGAGCGACAGCCAGGCTGGCTTTACTGTAGTAAATATAGTTCCTCTTCTTCAGGCCCAGGCCGTGCTCTGCACTGATGCTGCCCTGGAAACGGGCCGTCCACTCATAGACAAAGGGTTCGATGGATGCCAGGAGGTCGGGATCTTTGGTAGGAGAGGTGATGTTCAGGTGGAGGTTACCATCACctggtgggaggagaggacacacacagtcaggcatgcgcacacacacacacacacacacacacacacacacacacacacacacacacacacacacacagtcttaccaACGTGTCCGTATCCCACCACACTCTTGGCCCTGTCTCCCAGGTGTTCTCTCATATCTGTGACCAGCTGGTAGATCCGTTCCACAGGAAGTGAGATGTCGTATTTATATGTGAAACCATCATGAGTTAAAGCCTCTGTTACCCGCTCACGCAGTGACCAGAGAGCCTAAACACACACAGGAACccacacacaggaaaacacacacaggaaaacacattGAGGCAACGTCTTGCACCCTCCAATGTTTTATCATTCTTTTTAATGATTCTCTTTAATTTGATATCAACATATTTATAAACGAAAGTCACCTTGATTTTAGCCTCGTCCGTTGCTACGGTCCCGTCGATAACCTGGGATGATGTCATGGCCTCCTCCAGAAACTGGTGCAACTTCTCCTCATCGTGGGTGGGGTTAGAGCCGGACGTTTCTATGACGATGTAGAACGGACAGTCTGCGGAACAAAGCAAGAAATAGATAAGAGGCTTTGAACCAATCAGTGTTAGAATTACTGAAACAAACAATTACTAGAACGTTCAAAAGCATTagaaaatctgtgtgtgtgtgtacctgtgatgGGGTTAGCCAGTTTTAGGTGTGTGTTCAGCAGTCTCATACACTCTTTGTCCAGGAACTCAAAGGCTGAGAGGATCTCTCCCAGCATGCCTCTACACAGCTGGAAGGTCTGCAGCAGCTGCTCAAAACTTTCAcagcctggacacacacacacgatcataTCATCACATTAAATTGTCATGGCGATCATCTCACAGAAGAAACATATCACATGCGTCCTATATTGGACTGCGTGAGAGTGTGTAAACATAAATAAGTCAAAAGGAGGATGCATTTGTGATATCAGATGATCACTAGTTACAAGGTCAAAAGGGGTCATGAGGTCAGGTCACACCCACCCAGGAAGGCCACGTTGACGGCTTTAGGTTTCCGTGGACACAGGATAGTTACGGCGGTGATGACCCCCAGCGTGCCCTCTGACCCGATGAACAGCTGTTTGAGGTCATATCCTGTGTTGTCCTTCCTCAGGGTGGCTAGGCAGTCCAGGACCCTCCCGTCTGCTAGCAcctacacacaaatacacacacattggTGTATTGGTGCTGTCCTTTATAGTTAGTTGAATTTCAAAAGGCATAGCCCcctgcccccccacccctcctacTGACCACCTCTAGTCCTAATACTGTCCCTCGTAGGGATCCGTAGCGTAGCAGCCTCAGTCCTCCAGCGTTAGTGGCCACGTTGCCTCCTATATGGCAGCTTCCCTTTGCCCCCAGGTCCAGAGGCATGATGTAGTCCCTGTCCTCTAGGTAAAGAGACAGGTTCTCCAACACACAACCTGCTTGGCACGACAGAATACCtagcaggaggaagagagaggggtgagtctGGCTCAACTGGATTGGACTGTTAAACACTAGGGCAAAACTTGGAGAATTGGAACAGGAAATTTGACGTGTAACTGACCAATGAATAGTGACAGTAACCCTAAAATTACAGACGATACTGACCGGAGACAGAGTCGAAGTTGAGGACATTGTTCATGAGAGCGGTAGAGAGGATGATCTCATCATAGACAGGAACACTGCCTCCCACCAGCCCTGTGTTACCACCCTGAGGACTCACTGCCAGGTTACGACTGTTACAGTAACTACAGGAGGAATGCAACACAACATTAGAACACAGGTACGCTGCCTGCTACCAGTCATGTAACACTGCAACAGAAGAGGAAACCTGGCTTCATACACTAGAAGACTGGAGAATAATACCCAAGGATCTGAGAAACTTCCTCTGTAGTCTGGGGCCTCAGCAGAACCTCACTGAAACctgcacagacagagagaggagatcaacACATCAACTCAATACAACAATAACATAAACAGTTCCTAACAACgctacagaggagacaaagatAGCAAGCTCTTTCCTCCACAATCTCCCTCCTCTGACCTATCTTTCTACAtttgagttatttagcagacactcttatccacagTGACATAAAggagtgagtgcatacattttcatatttgttTGTACTatttgtttctctcgctctctccctccccctctctttctttctcacctcTCACTGACTTTAGCCAGTCCACATTACTGGCCTCCAGTATATCTGGGTCAGTGATGGTCCTGCCTGGTATTATCTTGCTGAAGAAGGCCATGTCCTCTGGAGTTACCCTGGAGAAAGGCCTCCTCTCTGGGGCAGCTGTGGGTGACGGGGTGGGTCTCTCTTCCCCAGCATGGAGCTCCCGACAGCGGACGACACAAGACCCGGGCCTGGGTGTCTGGAGCAGGCCGCTGCTAAAGCCTGGGGGTAAAGTTCTGACTACGGCTGGAGGTGAGGCAGTGCTGAAGGGACTCATCCACCTGAGAGAAGTTCTTAGACGCAACCTTCTGTGGAAGAGACCAGCCATGGCTGGGGAGAGAGCGGATGGGGAGGGATACTTAGTTACATTGCAAAGTGTATTATGTGGATGTTTTACATGCCCTGACAAATTATTCCTGCAGAACTAAAACCAATCATATAACTACAGAATTTAATGTTGTAAATCTAACCACAATCTAAtggtttaaacacacacacacacacacacacacacacacacacacacacacacacacacacacacacacacacacacacacacacacacacacacagtaagctAGAGCCATGCAACAATGCCATGCTTCCCATTGTTAACCCacgtggtgcagcggtctaaggcactgcatctcagtgcttgaggaatcactacagacaccctggttggaatccaggctgtatcacgtcTTGCCGTGgttggtagtcccatagggcggcgtacaattggcccagcgtcgtccgggtttggccggtgtaggccgtcattgtaaataagaatttgttcttaactgacttgcctagttaattagaggttaaataaaataaaatcgtTAACATACTGTACCTGTCAGTGTTGTTTGTGCTTTTCTTACATTCTTAGAATGTGCACCATTCTCATTAGATGGACGACGTTTTCCTTGAAAGCAATAGCACTGCAACTTTACACGTCAACCACCGAAAAATACACGATGTGGCTATAGCTAGCAAACGTTAACGTTACTTCGTATAACATTTGCTACCAACCAATCGGGGAACGTTGTTGGTTGCAAGTGTCTCTATTAATGTCGTTAATGTCGTATAATGTCGCAAATATAGCTATctgtcacaaagttcaagggcaGGTTAAACTACAACGTCAAGATTGTTGTGGTCAATATATTGTTTACATCCGGGACAGCTAGCTAGGAACCTAGTACGTAAGAACACGTGGGAGATCAGGACCGTGTAGCTGTAAACACAGTTCTGAGGAGGTGCAACACAAAAAGGGTATTTCCGGTTTTGAATCGAATAAAAGCACAATAAAAGCTTATGTCTGATAAAAACCCTCCTAAAACGTTAGAATAATATTTTGTTTTATTATATAACATTTCAATGGCCACGGTTCTATGAATGATATCTGGGTATAACAAAACAAATCATAACAAAGGCAGGCTTTTATTTTATCAGCAGTTCATCTTCTGAATTGGATAATAAATTAGTCTCTCTAGGCAGACAAGGTTGGGTTTCATACCTCCCATAATGTTAACAATGTTCCATCCTAGGTCTGGGATTGCCTAGACTAATACATCATTTTAAGAAAGTATGATCAACTGTAGAAATAGGAACAGTGCCCTCCTGAATTATTGTCACCTTAGGTAAATATGAACAAAAAAGGCTGAAAAAATGTAATTGTTGTTTATCAGCTTGATCTTACATTCAAAATATCATATGAATATAACCTTTAACTGAGTTAaaatagttaaaaaaaaatgtatcgtcatcaaaaaaatattattttattcACAATAATTGTCACCCCTGCATTTAGTACTTTGTGCACCctccctttgccaagataacagCTCTGAGTCATCTCATATAATGTTTGATGAGGTGGGAGAACACATAGGAAGAGAACGGATTTGAGACTATTCCTCTATACAAAccctctccagatccttcagagtCCTTGGTCCTTGCTTGTGGACTCTCCTCTTCAGCTCACCCCACAGTTTTTTCAATGGGGTTTATGTCAGGGGACTGGGATGGCCACTGCAAATGCTTGATTCTATGGTCAGTGAACCATTTTCGT
Proteins encoded in this region:
- the d2hgdh gene encoding D-2-hydroxyglutarate dehydrogenase, mitochondrial isoform X2 is translated as MNNVLNFDSVSGILSCQAGCVLENLSLYLEDRDYIMPLDLGAKGSCHIGGNVATNAGGLRLLRYGSLRGTVLGLEVVLADGRVLDCLATLRKDNTGYDLKQLFIGSEGTLGVITAVTILCPRKPKAVNVAFLGCESFEQLLQTFQLCRGMLGEILSAFEFLDKECMRLLNTHLKLANPITDCPFYIVIETSGSNPTHDEEKLHQFLEEAMTSSQVIDGTVATDEAKIKALWSLRERVTEALTHDGFTYKYDISLPVERIYQLVTDMREHLGDRAKSVVGYGHVGDGNLHLNITSPTKDPDLLASIEPFVYEWTARFQGSISAEHGLGLKKRNYIYYSKASLAVALMGNIKIMLDPKGILNPYKTLPDDLQ
- the d2hgdh gene encoding D-2-hydroxyglutarate dehydrogenase, mitochondrial isoform X1 — translated: MAGLFHRRLRLRTSLRWMSPFSTASPPAVVRTLPPGFSSGLLQTPRPGSCVVRCRELHAGEERPTPSPTAAPERRPFSRVTPEDMAFFSKIIPGRTITDPDILEASNVDWLKSVRGFSEVLLRPQTTEEVSQILGYCNSRNLAVSPQGGNTGLVGGSVPVYDEIILSTALMNNVLNFDSVSGILSCQAGCVLENLSLYLEDRDYIMPLDLGAKGSCHIGGNVATNAGGLRLLRYGSLRGTVLGLEVVLADGRVLDCLATLRKDNTGYDLKQLFIGSEGTLGVITAVTILCPRKPKAVNVAFLGCESFEQLLQTFQLCRGMLGEILSAFEFLDKECMRLLNTHLKLANPITDCPFYIVIETSGSNPTHDEEKLHQFLEEAMTSSQVIDGTVATDEAKIKALWSLRERVTEALTHDGFTYKYDISLPVERIYQLVTDMREHLGDRAKSVVGYGHVGDGNLHLNITSPTKDPDLLASIEPFVYEWTARFQGSISAEHGLGLKKRNYIYYSKASLAVALMGNIKIMLDPKGILNPYKTLPDDLQ